A window of the Henckelia pumila isolate YLH828 chromosome 3, ASM3356847v2, whole genome shotgun sequence genome harbors these coding sequences:
- the LOC140888749 gene encoding secreted RxLR effector protein 161-like — protein sequence MGESKAVTTPMEPCLMLTKDGGKILEDATLFRQLVGSLFYSTITRPDISYSVGVVSQFMSKPCESHFIAAKRILRYIKGTLNFGLLYKKNSSFLLTGFVDVDWADYVNDRRSTTGYCFNTGSAAITWCSKKQSTVALSSCEAEYVDATMATQECFWLKRLIEEIFSILDYPVPIHCDNESAIKLAGNPDIQLKKIGMESQVADIFTKALSKTKFDEFRSDLGVIDSKLALSGSIEN from the exons ATGGGGGAGTCTAAGGCAGTTACTACTCCTATGGAACCTTGCTTGATGTTAACTAAAGATGGAGGGAAAATATTGGAAGATGCAACACTTTTTCGACAGCTTGTTGgtagtttattttattcaactATCACAAGGCCTGACATCTCGTATTCTGTGGGAGTTGTTTCTCAGTTTATGAGCAAACCATGCGAGAGTCACTTCATTGCAGCAAAGAGGATTCTGCGCTACATAAAAGGAACTCTAAATTTTGGTTTATTGTACAAGAAAAATTCATCATTCCTTTTGACTGGTTTTGTAGATGTAGATTGGGCTGATTACGTGAATGATAGACGCTCCACAACAGGTTATTGTTTTAATACAGGATCAGCAGCTATAACATGGTGTAGTAAAAAGCAAAGTACGGTTGCTCTTTCAAGTTGTGAAGCTGAATATGTAGATGCTACCATGGCCACTCAAGAGTGTTTTTGGCTCAAAAGACTCATTGAAGAAATATTTTCTATCCTGGATTATCCGGTTCCCATTCATTGTGACAATGAAAGTGCGATCAAGCTTGCTGGAAATCCA GACATTCAGCTGAAGAAGATAGGAATGGAAAGTCAAGTTGCCGATATATTTACCAAGGCACTTAGCAAAACAAAGTTTGATGAGTTTCGAAGTGACCTTGGTGTCATTGACAGTAAGCTTGCACTAAGTGGGAGTATTGAAAATTAG
- the LOC140891940 gene encoding protein DETOXIFICATION 42 has translation MDDKKNWRIHLSIFFDGARSVFKLDDIGTEIARIAVPAALALTADPIASLIDTAFIGQIGPVELAAVGVSIALFNQVSRIAIFPLVSVTTSFVAEEDTITKAIQDTDDNCDISEINGLMSNLDAENKILIPRKDLDERMYKMQPVDNNFEAAIQIEHQKKRIPSASSALIIGGALGFIQAAFLIVAAKPLLSFMGVKSDSKMSYPAQQYLKLRSLGAPAVLLSLAMQGVFRGFKDTKTPLYATVAGDITNIMLDPIFMFVFKMGVRGAAISHVISQYLISLILFWRLKEQVDLIPPNLKYLPFGRFLKNGFLLLTRVIAVTFCVTLAASMAARMGSTQMAAFQVCLQIWLAASLVADGLAVAGQAILASAFARNNYNCATVTVSRVLQLGLVLGLFLAAFLGIGLHFGARLFTNDVDVICLIGVGIPFVAATQPINALAFVLDGVNLGASDFAYSAYSMVTVAITSIVFLFILWWSNGFVGIWIALTIYMCLRAFAGFWRIGTGTGPWKFLGK, from the exons ATGGATGACAAAAAGAATTGGAGAATACATCTCTCAATATTCTTCGATGGCGCGAG ATCAGTGTTTAAATTGGATGATATCGGTACAGAAATAGCAAGAATCGCTGTCCCTGCTGCACTAGCTTTGACAGCTGATCCTATTGCATCACTTATAGATACAGCATTCATCGGCCAAATAG GTCCAGTTGAGCTTGCTGCTGTGGGAGTTTCCATTGCTTTATTCAATCAAGTATCAAGAATCGCTATTTTCCCTCTTGTCAGCGTGACCACCTCTTTTGTAGCCGAGGAAGATACAATAACAAAAGCCATTCAAGACACGGATGATAATTGTGACATCTCGGAGATTAATGGATTAATGTCCAATCTTGATGctgaaaataaaatcttgatACCACGGAAAG ATTTGGATGAGAGAATGTACAAGATGCAACCAGTTGACAACAACTTTGAAGCTGCAATACAAATAGAGCATCAAAAGAAGCGGATACCCTCGGCTTCTTCAGCATTGATTATTGGTGGTGCTCTAGGTTTCATTCAAGCTGCATTTCTCATTGTTGCAGCAAAACCTTTATTGAGCTTCATGGGAGTCAAGTCT GATTCAAAAATGTCGTACCCTGCCCAACAGTACTTAAAACTAAGGTCACTAGGTGCTCCTGCTGTGCTACTGTCTTTGGCTATGCAAGGCGTTTTTCGGGGATTCAAGGACACAAAAACTCCACTTTATGC AACAGTGGCAGGAGATATCACTAACATAATGTTGGACCCCATATTCATGTTCGTATTCAAAATGGGCGTTAGAGGTGCAGCCATTTCGCATGTTATCTCTCA GTATTTAATTTCCTTGATACTCTTCTGGAGACTCAAAGAACAAGTGGATCTTATCCCACCGAATCTCAAGTACCTTCCATTTGGTCGTTTTCTTAAAAATG GATTCTTGTTACTCACAAGGGTCATAGCTGTTACATTCTGTGTAACTCTGGCTGCATCAATGGCTGCAAGAATGGGATCGACTCAAATGGCAGCATTTCAAGTATGCTTGCAGATCTGGCTAGCCGCGTCTCTTGTAGCCGACGGCTTGGCGGTTGCTGGACAG GCAATTCTTGCAAGTGCATTCGCAAGAAATAATTACAATTGTGCAACTGTCACTGTATCAAGAGTCTTGCAG TTGGGACTAGTTCTTGGATTGTTTCTAGCTGCATTTCTTGGAATTGGTCTACATTTCGGAGCAAGATTGTTCACGAATGATGTTGACGTTATCTGTCTTATTGGTGTTGGAATCCCG TTTGTGGCGGCAACACAACCGATCAACGCCTTAGCATTCGTTTTGGATGGTGTAAACTTGGGAGCATCTGATTTTGCATATTCTGCATACTCGATG GTGACAGTAGCAATAACGagcattgtgtttttgttcattCTTTGGTGGAGTAATGGATTTGTGGGAATTTGGATTGCGCTCACCATTTACATGTGCCTCAGAGCATTTGCTGGATTTTGGAG AATAGGGACGGGAACAGGACCTTGGAAGTTTCTTGGGAAATGA